In Ananas comosus cultivar F153 linkage group 7, ASM154086v1, whole genome shotgun sequence, the sequence ACCAACCTGAGATTTTGACCAAGAGAGATCAAGGACATCATCTAGGTGGCCTTCCAAGGAGCAAATGGGCTTCTCGGAGAGCGAGAAGATGGTCTCCGGAATTACAATGTGATCGGGTATAGCTTTCTTTCTGCTCTTGCCCCTTTTAGTCCGCTTCGACGGCTGGCTCCTGAGGGAAGCTGACCGGTTGTCTAGCGATCCATTGGGGACAGGAAGAGGAACTAAAGGAGGCGAGGATCGAACTGCTGCCTCTTGCTCTTGAAAGGAGGAGAAATTGCATTCGAGGACCTGCCACACACGAACGATCCGATCCTCGCCCGCACTGGCCAAGTAACGGGAATCCGAGCTGAATTTCATGCACCAAATGGAACCCTGATGGGCATGGATCTCCTGGCTCATGTAGAGGCCTGTGAGCTCCTTGTAGGACTTACCATGCTGATGAACTTTCAACCTCTCCGAGgaattggaggaggaggaggaggaggaactTAGGGCCGAAGTGGCCGACGACTTTGCAATCGTCGTATCCTTCTCCGAAATGAGTCCGGTGACAGAGCTGGCCACAAACTTGATATTTTTGAGCCATCCCCCCTTCTTCCTACCACTATGTTTCGAGCTCTTGCCGCCGCCGCGGAATGCCTGGCGAACGGAGTTATCGGTATTCTTCACCCGACGCATCAATTCCTTCACAATGGGGGAATATCCGAGGAACTTCTCGAATTCTTCTAAGCTCAATTGCAATCCAGTTTGCGTATCATTGAGGCGGCCCCAGGTCCCGTCCTTGCCGAGCTCACTGACCACGAATTCCTTTCCGGTGTCCAGGTTCTTGATCCGGCACATCCCCAACATCAAATCGCCATCTCCAGCGCCAGATGATCCGGCGTGCCCTGTGATTCGGGGATCGGGTAGAGATGGTGATCTGAGGGGGTCGAGCAACGAGggcggggcggaggaggagcgggAGACGGCGGTGGGGAAGGGTTTGGTCGAGGGTTTTGCGAGGTGAGTGTCGGATCTGCAGCGCGCGATCGCGGGGTTCGGCGAGGGCGTCGGCGTAGAAGACGACGCCGATGCTGCGgccaccgccgtcgccgtcgtcgccgccgccgcggcgccaTGGGCGTCGCCGGAAACGGCGTTTCGGGACGCGATCGAGAGGAGGCGGCGTGACGCGGCGCGATCGGGGGCATTCCCCCCCGCGCCACTGCGGCTGCGGCTGAGGCTGAGGAGGGAGAGGCCCTTCCCGCTCGCGAGGCCCATGCCCtgaaggaggcggcggcgccgctcCTTGATGGAGAAGGGCTCCGCCCTGACCACCACCGCCTCGCCCCCCGCCCTCGCCCTGACCACCACCGCGGCCCCCATCCTCCTCCATCGCCATGGCGCGCATCCGGAACTCGGAAGGAGCGCCCACGGCGGAGACGAAGGAGAAGCGCACAtcgtcctcctcgtcctcttcgTCGTCGGATCCCGAGGAGGGGAACTCGAAGTCGAAGGAGATCCCGGAGGGGACCCGATCTAACGACTCGAAGAAGCAATCACCATCGTCTTCATCTTCGTCGTCGCCGgagccctcctcctcctccgccaccgccaccgcctccccctccgcctccgcctccgcctccgcggcATCGTCTCCTCCTACCTCGTCTCCTCCATGTTCGTGGggctgcttcttcttcgccATTGATGGAGCTTGGGAGCGGGGAGAGAGGTAGAGCCACCAACGCTCGCATAATGCGGGGTGTTGGGGGgtgagaggaggaggggaggaggggtTTGGTGGGGCGCTACGCGCTCCGCGGAGGGGAGGGAGCGAGGGGAGATCGGAGAGTTTTGAAACGGTCATCGTGCGCCCGTTCTACAATCCCACTTTGGATTCCATGCGCCTGATGTGTTTATATACCAACGCGAGGATCGCAACCGTTGGAGGGAAATAATGCGCGGTGCATAAAACTATTGCTTGCACCCAGTGTAGGAGGCCCTCTTGTGCACCGCATCCAATCAAAAATTTCCTTATTACATGTAGGCAtacgaattaaaaaaataataaaattggttAGGCAAAATATACAAATTGTACTTGTTGGTCacatattatagaaaaaattatcTCCACctaaataaaaagatattatttatattctcATACCCGATGTATATGTGTAATCtcgaattatttattttgatctttcattacgatacatatattaaatttgtACTATCTAGcgaattataacttttttttatttgagcttGATTTTTAACCACACTAGTCACTTTATTCAATTAATCATATATTGTATTATAAGacacaaaaattaaattgaatgttaaaaaaaaataaaaaatgtatatatataatgcattggAGTAGATGGTCAATATTTTCTCTTGTAACCTAGAAGATATAATattacctaaaattttaaatttttagctgAGATTTAAGATACCAACTAActgtactaaaaaaaaattaaaagaattataaattatttctatatataattttataacattATAAGATAAAATTGGTTTTAAGATTTTCATCACGAAAAAAAGTCTCAAACGCGACCACGTTACTATATTCCCAAGTCCTaaatgatttattattattattatttttcaaagaaaaaaaatttgattggcTTAAAATAACTCGCGTTCCTTCCTCACATATTTTAGGAGTTGATGTGTATTGAAACGCTGCTATAGACCTGGTGCACCGAATAATTTCGGTACCGGGTCGAAACCCGAGTCTCGGCCCAAAACCGGCCAAGGTTCTCATCTTGGGCCCCACTAATCCAACCGAATGCCACGTGCAACTCACGTGACCCCTGCTAACTGTCTAGGGTTTATAAGCGACCGAGGCGGCGTCGCCAAATCGCGCACATTAGATCCCATCGCATTCtcaggggggagagagagagagagagagagagagtgaaaatgGTGGGTGCTCGGAATCGATCGATCCCGATCTCGAAGCCCGTGCTATGGCTTCTGGTGTTCTTCGCCACGATCGCGTTAATCCAGGTTATCTTATACGTACATACTCAAATCTTACTCTTAATCTTACTATTTTTGCTCGGATCGCACTCATCATTTCGATTTTTCTCcgattttttgatcatttttttgagatttattgttaattactTCGTCTAAGTAAGGCCGTGCGTAGATCCGTGTTTGTGGCAACAATTTTTCCCGCTCAATTTTGTTTTCTCGATCGAGGAATAGATATAAGCACCATCTTGATCCTTATTTGTCAGGAAATTAGCAGCTGTTTTAAATGAGTATGTAGTGTTTGTTCACCGATCCGATCACTATACGTATCAGATCACATGAAATTCACTTCCGCAGCATCAAcatattggattttttttttttttaccctttagTCTTTTGATTTCAGTAGAAAACCAGCTATTAAATTTTCTTGCTACACTATATTGGTTTGAATGGTGGATCAGCAAAAGATCTTaatttggttggagtttggtaaTTTGATTTTTACAACTTGTTCTATTTGGATGTAGCACAATTTTCGTATGTGTTATGAATCTTTGGAAATTGGCCAAGTTTTTAATAGATTCCTACCTGCTACAGACACCTAAAACTCTAGTTTGGGTTGGGGGAATTATAATTGGACTATCATAGGCAGGTCTCTTGTTTTACAAGTAGAGTTTCTTTGACTATATTTTAGTCACAGTTACAATCTGAACTTGGCCATATAGCAAGTGATTGACGACATGATCTATCTTGGAGTGTTCAAACCTTCCATTGCATCATCGATCTTTGTTCCTAGACATGATCACTTCAACTTACAGTTTCCACTAAACACCCAAGTGTGATTGGGTATCCAAACTCTAGATTTGGAAGTGTGACCGGCATGTTCTGCAACCTTTAAAAGCAATCGATATTCAAATTGTTTGTTGCATTTCTGATCTTTGCTATCCGACCTTATCACATTAGTCCAGTTTTGTTTTAGTACTATTATGTGATATCAATTTTGGGtcgttttcttttgtttaatgATGTTTCAGGCTAAAAGTTCGAAGGAAAGTTTGAAGGAAGTAACACACAAGGTTTTCTTTGATATTGAGATTGGTGGGAAACCAGCAGGTGTGTGCATCAGCATTCCTTCAGCATCCTTCTGTATACATCCATAAGAAATGAAATCTAAAACTTGTAGAAGAGTAACTTGCTTGTCTTTTCTAAACAATACCTTTGTCTCATCCTCTAAATGTTTTTGTATGTTGAATTTATCTAGTAGAACTAAATGGATTTTTTCTTACTATCATCAACAATTAATCTAGTTAATCGTAAGACCTATTTGAAACTTTGAATACAAAAAGAGATTGGAATTGGTATTTGGGAAGTAGTAATGGCTTCAATAATGGTTGTAGGAATACTAACTTCCTTTAAATTGTTGATGTTATTATTACCAGGTCGAATTGAGATGGGCCTATTTGGGAAGACCGTTCCTAAAACAGCCGGTATGTATGTACTAAATAGGACTGTAATTTTCTGCTCATTTGGCTTTtctttatgatttttattttttttcctgtagTTAATTGTTAATAAATGTTCTCTTGAAATCAAGGTGAATCTATCTAATTGTTTTTTGTACTTTGTTCATCTTGCAGAAAACTTCCGAGCTCTTTGCACGGGTACTTGTCTCTTCCGCCTTAACAGTAGATACAACTTCTGATTTCACGGATCAAACACAAAAAATTGCTCTTCTATAGTCTACCTGTTTGGATACAAACTGCAATTTCGATTATTCTGTACATTTTTCGCTATGTTGTGCTGCCGTGATACGTATCCCTCTGATTATTCCAGAAAATACAATAAACTATGAAGACTGGCTGTTGAACATTTCAAACTGTGTGAAGATTGAATGTGTTTACTGCTATTGGAAATTTCTATTTCAGACTGCTTGCCATAAATGCattctctttttaatattattatgtaGGTGAGAAAGGTATTGGCAAAAGTGGGAAGCCACTTCACTACAAGGGAAGCTCATTCCACAGAATCATACCCAGCTTTATGCTCCAAGGGGGCGACTTTACACTCGGCGACGGGAGGGGTGGAGAGTCTATTTATGGTACAAAATTTGCTGATGAGAACTTCAAAATCAAACACACTGGACCAGGTAATGATGAAGAATTTGCCATTTTAATTGGCCGTTGTAGTGGGTTTACTGCCTGTTTTGACTGGGTGGAGCTTCTAGAGAAGCACTACTTAACTAGAGCTGTTTGAAGAAGCATGAGCTACACTTTTGATAAAATCCCCGTAACAGCTTCCTGTTGTAGCAGAAGAAAAAGCTTCAATTGGAGCTTTTAATTTCAGGCCTGCTATGCCTTAGAAAAAGTTCAACACGTTTTGTTTGCTAAATGTCTAGTTATTACTTCTCGGAATAGGGGATTCATTTCAAAAACCATCCGTGATAGACATGTCTCTTTTGTCAAGTGTTAAACTAAACATTTTGCTTCCTTTGTATAGGGCTTCTATCGATGGCAAATGCCGGTCAGGATACTAATGGATCTCAGTTCTTCATAACCACTGTAACAACCAGCTGGTAATTGCTAGACGTACTCGAGTTCTTTATGAGCATAATCGTGTCCATTACTTTGTATAGTTAGATGCAATGAATGAAAAGATGCGTGTGTGCCCCCTGTCAACTATTACTCTTTTGGAAACAGGACCCCTTAAATTCATTTGTAGTTTAATTTTAGGAAACCTCATTTGCTCAATCAGATGTTAACGAGTTCTATTAAATGAAGTCACGAAATATGTTATTAAACGTAATAAAATATTCAGTCGAAAGCAACTGTTAAGCTCTGACGGAATTCTCCAAATTATAAACAGCATTTTAGCTGAGGGGTTCAACTTCAGAAAGTTAATATTTGGAGACCTGTTCGAAAGGACTCCATTGATTTTTGCCTAATAATCATTATGATATGATGGCCATTAACTAGTTGAATCATTTATGATTATTCGGAGATGTTAATCGTTTTTTCGTCATTTCAGGTTGGACGGTAAACACGTCGTGTTCGGCAAGGTATTATCTGGCATGGACGTGGTGTATAAGATCGAAGCGGAAGGCCGGCAAAACGGAACGCCCAAAAGCAATGTCGTAATCGCCGACAGCGGGGAACTTCCTCTGTGATACCATTTTACTTGACATTCATAAAGTCAGAAAATCTGCATGTTATTAGTCATCTTTATTTATCTCGGATTCGCGCTCGAACTATAACTCCCAACGAAGCGAACCTTTCTCTATCTAGTGTCTTTGTGTATGAGTGGTACTCCAATCTATTTTCCTATTTAGGTATTCCACTTATCAAGCTTTTGCAAAAATTCAAATCCTTGGTATCACCGAAATCATATGCAGATCCGCATTATGCAACCATGCAGCGTTTGCTGCGTACAAAAGGATGCGTGGTAACGCATATGGCTACTTTTTCTGAATTTCTCAGTTCAGCGTGTTTGAATGCGTGAATATCTTGTATTTGATGGATCTTTGTTTAGTTGAACCCATTTGGTTTGGGAACAAATATTTAGggaataacaattttttttttttttcctttggatggtaacaattttttaaaacaatgaTGATTTATCCAAACATGAAGATTGCGTTTGGAGATTGTCTTTGGGgaacaattatatatttttgagtttAAGTTCTTTTGTAAATATTCTATGCATTTTCAATCTTTACACTTggttattataattttatcacTTACTCTATTGgccctttatttttcttttttttttctttgtgtaTTTTGAGAGGCACCTTCTTATCAAAAAAACGTGAAGTTACAAATTGGACAATTGTTTTAATCTcatgttttataaaattttcaggataatatttaatatattattttaaaatattttattcatcctgaagaatcaaaatatcttatttattacaggagaactaaaatatttttattaatttttaaaaaattaaatatttttatctttcgtAGGGTTTACTAATGCATTGATTTCAgagaaaattttttgataattttattaataaaattaaaatttttgaacagTAGGAAGAGGTAAATAAGTAAAAGTTCCAAAATTTTATACCATGATTGTTATTATCTCGACACTACATAAAGCAACATTTTTATAAGATTTATTACAGTACTCctttaaaaccaaaaaaaaaaaaaaaaacaaacaaacacacTCTCTAGATTTATTACAAGATTCCAGAATTATACTGTGGGGATCCATTCCACCAAACCCAAATAAATCAGGAAAA encodes:
- the LOC109713406 gene encoding peptidyl-prolyl cis-trans isomerase CYP20-1-like — encoded protein: MVGARNRSIPISKPVLWLLVFFATIALIQAKSSKESLKEVTHKVFFDIEIGGKPAGRIEMGLFGKTVPKTAENFRALCTGEKGIGKSGKPLHYKGSSFHRIIPSFMLQGGDFTLGDGRGGESIYGTKFADENFKIKHTGPGLLSMANAGQDTNGSQFFITTVTTSWLDGKHVVFGKVLSGMDVVYKIEAEGRQNGTPKSNVVIADSGELPL
- the LOC109712326 gene encoding LOW QUALITY PROTEIN: uncharacterized protein LOC109712326 (The sequence of the model RefSeq protein was modified relative to this genomic sequence to represent the inferred CDS: inserted 2 bases in 1 codon), encoding MTVSKLSDLPSLPPLRGARSAPPNPSSPPPLTPQHPALCERWWLYLSPRSQAPSMAKKKQPHEHGGDEVGGDDAAEAEAEAEGEAVAVAEEEEGSGDDEDEDDGDCFFESLDRVPSGISFDFEFPSSGSDDEEDEEDDVRFSFVSAVGAPSEFRMRAMAMEEDGGRGGGQGEGGGRXAVVVRAEPFSIKERRRRLLQGMGLASGKGLSLLSLSRSRSGAGGNAPDRAASRRLLSIASRNAVSGDAHGAAAAATTATAVAAASASSSTPTPSPNPAIARCRSDTHLAKPSTKPFPTAVSRSSSAPPSLLDPLRSPSLPDPRITGHAGSSGAGDGDLMLGMCRIKNLDTGKEFVVSELGKDGTWGRLNDTQTGLQLSLEEFEKFLGYSPIVKELMRRVKNTDNSVRQAFRGGGKSSKHSGRKKGGWLKNIKFVASSVTGLISEKDTTIAKSSATSALSSSSSSSSNSSERLKVHQHGKSYKELTGLYMSQEIHAHQGSIWCMKFSSDSRYLASAGEDRIVRVWQVLECNFSSFQEQEAAVRSSPPLVPLPVPNGSLDNRSASLRSQPSKRTKRGKSRKKAIPDHIVIPETIFSLSEKPICSLEGHLDDVLDLSWSKSQHLLSSSMDKTVRLWDIETKSCLKLFAHNDYVTCIQFNPVDDSYFISGSLDAKVRIWSIPDRQVVDWTDLHEMVTATCYTPDGQGALVGSHKGSCRIYKTTDCKLHQEAQIDIRSKKKKSHAKKVTGFQFGPGNPSEVMITSADSQIRVFDGVKMVNKFRGFRNTSSQISASYTSDGKYVVCASEDSHVYIWKREASRSASAGVKSKSWTTTRSHEHFYCKDVSVAIPWPGCGTNCAFSPSLSAFPERSISNLLDSFPSSRSHLPPLPEKSFSERTLPCSSDEPCSSILHSRSGVCSESFVSASSSIRSSAICSSISDSANISNSSSTWGGSSSSKNSGSNSPEAASAWGLVVVTAGLGGDIRIYQNFGLPLRLSRQTNLFY